Part of the Rhodococcus sp. OK302 genome is shown below.
AGTGCGGCTCTTCGCAACAGGCAGTTCATCAAGCTGCCGCGGGTGTCATCTCCGGTCAGTACGACGTGGCTATCGCCGGCGGTGTCGAGATGATGAGTGCCGTCCCGATGGGTTCGGCGCGAGCCGACGCCAGATTCGGTGAGCCGCACGGTCCGCTGGTGTGGGATCGCTACAACGGTGTCCGGTTCAATCAGGGCATGGGCGCGCAGATGATCGCGGAAAAGTACGGCATTTCTCGGGCCGAACTGGATCAGCATGCGCTCGATTCTCACGAGCGGGCTGCGGCGGCTGTTGACGAGGGCCGGTTCAAAGATCAGATCACCGCAGTGACTGTGACGGACGCAGACGGCCGCAGCAGTGTCTTCGAGAAGGACGAGGGTGTGCGCCGCGGCGGCACTCTCGAAAAGCTCGGTTCGCTCAAACCTGCTTTCTCCGAAGACGGTTCGATCACCGCGGGTAACTCCTCGCAGATCTCCGACGGTTCCGGCGCACTACTCGTCACCACCAGCGAGTTCGCGAAATCGCAGGGATGGACGCCTATCGCACGAATCCACACTGCGGTCGTGACCGGTGCCGATCCGATCACCATGCTCGAAGGGCCCATCCCAGCGACGGCGAAAGCTCTCGCCAAGGCCGGTCTCTCGATCGACGACATCGGCGCGTTCGAGATCAACGAGGCTTTTGCCTCGGTGTCGTTGGCCTGGCTTCGTGAAACCGGCGCCAACTACGAGCGGATGAATCCGAACGGCGGCGCCATGGCGTTGGGTCATCCCATCGGCGGTTCGGGTGCCCGACTGATGACTACCCTGGTACATCACATGCGAGAGAACGGGATCCGTTACGGATTGCAGTCCATGTGCGAGGGCGGCGGCATGGCCAATGCCACAATTCTCGAGCTGATCTGAGAATGCGCGGTGGCGGCAAACGCCGCCACCGCAACCGTGCCTGAGCGCACACAACTTCCGCCGACGCACGGGAACCCGCACACACGTCCAACTAGTGGACGAAAATACCCGCGCGCAAAAGCCCGGGATCTCTCAACGCGACCGAGAACGTCCCAGTCGCGAGGCCACCAAAACCTCGGTAGCGGATCGATGCTCGTCGCTCGCCCGGATCAGTTCGACTGAATCTTGGTTGCGAACAGCCTGCAGGATCCGCTCGTGATCGTCGGAAACCTTTTGGCGAGATGACTTTTCGTGGACGTATAACGCTCGATAGAAATCCGACAGGTACCACAGCCGTTCCACTTCCTGCAGTACCCGTCGCAGCGGTGAGTACTCGAACAGCCGGAAGTGGAACCGATGGTTGACCTCGAGAAACTCGGGCCCCTGCTCACTCGGCTCGGCATTGTCCACTTGTTCCTGAATGCGCTCCAGTTCGGCCACGTCAACACTGCTGAGGTCTATCGACGCCAGGATCTCAGTTTCGAGTAGGCGCCGCATCAGATACAACTCGGCAAGATCTTCACTGCTGAAGCGAGTCACGGTATATCCCGTGTTCGATTTGTGCTCGAGGACGCCCTCGGCCTGCAAGGTCGAAAGCGCTTCCCGCACCGGAATTCGACTGACGTCCAATCTCTCGGCGAGCTCTGCCTGGTGAACTTTTTGTCCGGGCAGGAGCTCACCGGAGACGATCATCTGCCGGATCTGTTGCAGGCAGCGTTGCGCACCAGTGGGTTCCTTCACGGTCAACACCCTAAACGTCACCGGGCACTGAACTGCGGTTGTTGCCGTGCGAGGTTGGCTTCGATACCGGCCACGCAGTCTTCGGTCCCCCACAACACGACCTGCTCGGCCAACTCACGCTCGAGCACGGTGGCCACCTCGTCGCGCAGTCCCCCGCGCAGTGTTTGCTTCATCGAGCGCACGGCCAGCGGTGCGTTGGCAGCAATTTCGTGGGCGTAGGCGAGCGCCTGCTCACGAATGTTCGTGTCTTCGGCCAGTCGATCCACCAGGCCGAGTTCGTGTGCCTGCGTGCCGGTAAGCCGCCGTGCGGTGTACAGCAGATCAGCTGCGGTTTGAGCTCCCACGACGCGAGGCAAGGTGACGCTGAGCCCGAATCCCTGATGGAAGCCCAGTGCGGCAAAGTTCGCATGCAAGCGGGTCGACGGTCCGGCAACGCGGAAGTCTGCGGCGCAGGCCAATCCGAGGCCGCCGCCCACGGCGGATCCCTGCACCGCCGCGATCACGGGAACGGGGATCTCGAAGAGACGCAGGGCCTCGGTGTAGATGTCGCGCACGGTATCGGCGCGGTCCGGTCCCAGTCCACCCTCACCGAAGTTCGCACCGGCGCAGAAATGCTTGCCGGCCGACGCGAGAACTATCGCCCGAATGTCACCATTGTCGACGAGTTCGGTTGCCGCGTCGGCAATCTGCCGGAGCACTTCCTGATCGAAGAAGTTCGCGGGCGGGCGGGAGAATTCGATGGTCGCGACGTGTCCGTCGATCTCTACGTGTACTGCATCGGTCATGACGTCAGCTCCAAAGTCGGGTGCGGGTCGGTTAGCAAACGGGGCAGTGACGGCGAGGCGGAAACGCCTCGCCCGAGCTGTACCGCGAGTGCGATCTCGTCGCCGAACTCGCAGCGCCAGGCGTGCAGGCGACGGGTCAGTTGCTGCAAGCGGTATTCCTGTGTCATGCCGATGGCTCCGTGAGCCTGGTGCGCGGCGCGCACACTGAGCAGCGCATTCTGCGAGACCACCAGTTTTGTTGCGAGCACTTCAAATTCGGCTTCGCGAGTGTTGAGAGCAATTGCCGTGCGATCGACGGCCAGCGTCGACATGGAGGCCATCTGGGCGAGGGTGACGATGTGCTGCTGCACGGCCTGGAATTGTGCGACGGGACGGCCGAATTGGACTCGTTCGGACACGTACCGCTGCGTGAGCGTCGAGACGGCTTCCATGGCTGCTGCCATCTGCACCGAACGCAGGAAGGCTCCGAGTCTACTGAGCAGCCGCACATCTACCGGGTTCTCACCGATCACGGCCGGTGCGCCGGTGAATGTCAGGCTTTGTCGCGGCTGACCGGCAAGATCTGTTCCGTCACCGACCTCGGCGTCTGCGACGTTCAGGATCACCACTCGGTCACCGAGTATCACTGCCACGACCGCCGCGGCGCCGGCCCACGGCACGTCGTACAGGGTTCCCGAGACGGTGACGTCGAAAGTTGCAGTGTCCCGGTGTGATCCCGGCGCTGTAGTGGCGATCCCGGCGGGTACCGGAAGACCGGCGGCTACGGCCAACCGGCCGGCCAAGTACGTCTCGGCCAGTGGCAGCGGCGCTGCGTGACGTGCTGCCGCTCGCTGCACGGTCACGGCGTCCAGCAGAGAACCACCGGAGCCACCGGCAGATTCGGGAAGACCAACCAGCGGCAGGCCCAGTTCGACTGCCGCGTCCCATAATCCGGTGGGCAAACCTTCGACTTCAGCTTTGGCAACCACGTCGGCGTCGGACTTCTCGGCAAAAAATTGCTCGACCATCGCTTCGAGGTCCGCATCAAATGCGTAATCATTGTGCTGTGAAACAGAATTCATCGGTTCAACCCCTTCACGATCACGGTGCGGAGAATCTCGTTGGTACCGCCGCGAATCGACCACGACGGCGCGACCAGTACCGCGCGGGCCAGTAGCGACTCGTACGGATCTTCGGACGCCAGGTCGGGGGCTCTACCGAGATGCCGCGAGACCACCGCAACGCAGTCCTGCTCGAATCGTGTTGCCATTTCCTTGATCAATGCCGCCTCGGTAACCGGCGAGCGGCCGGCGTCCACCATCCGGGCAATCGAGAGAGACATTCCGCGGAAAGCCCAGCAGCGTGCGGTAATCGATCCCAGATCGGCCAGCGCGGCGGGCCCACCGTCGGCCGCTTGATGAGCTGCCCAGTGTTCGAGCACCGGCATCAGCGACATCCACCGGTCGACGCCACCTCGTTCGAGCGCAAGTTCTCCGGTGTTTTGGCCCCAGCCGGCTCCGACGTCGCCGAGGCGACGCGAGTCAGGAACGAAGACGTCCTGGAACGACACCTCGCAGAAGTCTTCGCTTCCGTCGATGAACGGGATGGGCGAAACCGTCAGGCCCTCGCTGTGACGATCGATGATCAGTTGTGTGAGTCCGCTGTGTTTGTCGGCGGAGGTTCGGAGCAGGGCGAGGATGTGCGTCGCATGGAAGGCGCCGGTGGTCCAGATCTTGGTGCCGTTCACTTTCCAGCCACCGTCGACGCGTTCGGCGCGAGTTCGCAAGGACGCCAGGTCGGAGCCGGAATCCGGTTCGCTCATGCCGATCGAGAACGAGAACTCACCGCGTGCGATACCGGGCAGGAAGTGCTGCTTCTGCTCCTCGGTTCCGTTGGCCGCAATACTCGGACCGGACTGGCGGTCACCGATCCAGTGATAGCCGACGGGTGCGCCTCGGGCGAGAAGTTCTTCGACGACGACCAGGCGATCCACGGCCGAGCGTCCGCCGCCGCCGTATTTCTGCGGCAAGGACATACCCAACCAGCCGCGGCTTCCGATATCGCGGGAGAACTCAGGGTCCACGGCGCCTGACATTCCGAGTCCGAGCGGATAGCTTCCGGGCGTCAGCCGCTTGTCGAGGTACTCGCGTACTTCAGCTTGAAGGTCGAGTTCCTCGGCCGTCAATTCTGTTGCGTCGAAACGCATGGACGTCTCCGATCAGTTGAATACTCGGGTTTCAGAACGAACCCCGCCACACGAACTTTGAGGAAGATGATGGCATACAAAAATGTATACTAAATTGAATGTGACTGTCCGGCAAGTACACCCGACAGTCTCGGCTCTACCCGCCGAGCAGTACCGAATTTCCGATCTCGAACAGTCGCTCCGGCAGATCAGACCGCCGACGCAACCTCCCGATCCGCACGGAACCTTCCACGACATTCAGCGCAGCCATGACCGTGATTCGCGCCGTTGCAGGCTCGAGTCCTGGCCGCACCCCGTCGAGAGCCTTGACCCACGACGCAACGTACTCCCGCTGATTCTGCTCGCAGGAACGCCGAAACTTGTCAGGCAACTGATCGAGTTCACTGATCAGCAGTCCGATGAGATGACGCTCGTTGATTGCGAAATCGATATGCGCCGAGAGCAATCCAGAAAGGACCTCATCGGGACCGTCAGCTTTGGCGAGCGCATTCTCCACTCCGAGCCGGCGCCGCTCGCCGGCGCGCGATACTGCGGCCACAAGAAGGTCGATCTTGGCGTCGAAGTGGTTGTAGACATTGGGCCCCGTGGTACCGGCCGCTTCACCGATGTCTTCAGTGTTGACGGCCTGGTATCCGCGCTCATCAAATAACCGGATGGCTTCGGACAGCAACAGCTCACGACGAGACGTTGCCACCGGAGTGCGATCGGTAACGTGCGATGCTTCCGGCGACGAGTGCCCCAGATCGGTGTACGCGGCACGCTCGGCAAGATCGATCAACAGGAGTTCCATCTGCCGCCGAGGCAGCGAAACTCGATGCGAGGAAATACTGCTGAATACCGAAATGACCGCCCAGGCAAGCAGATAGCTGTCTTCCTCGTTCAACTCGGGGCGTTCGGTGCGGATCAATGCAGCATCCCGCGCCGCGACGCTCTTGAGTACGGTACGCAACTCTTCACGCTGCTCGTCGGGCAGATATCGCGCTTCACGCTGCCACAGGAGCGGGAGACCCCGTCGCCTCGACACCGACGACGCAAGCGTCGCGATCAGCGCTTTGAGGTCTTCGGATTGAGTCACGTTGTAGTACAGCGTGTCGATCCCACTGTTGACGGCAGCATGAAGGAGATCAGGTTTGTTACGGAAGTGCCGATAGAGCGCCGGTGCCGTGATTCCGACCGCTGCAGCCACCTGCGCAACCGACACATTGTGATACCCACGTTCACGGAAGAGGTCACCGGCGGCAGCGAGAATCTGCTCTTTACGGTCACTTGGCCTTCGTACGACCACGCGGACACTCTCCTTCGTTGCTACCGAAGTCTCATCTTTCGGCAGAATCTTGTTCTTATGAGTTAGTATTCACTTATTGACGGAAACTGTCAGCGTATCCCAGAATTCAGTCTCACCATCAGGTTAGAGAACCTTACCGCACCGAGCCGTCTGACACCCAACTTTCAGGGTACCGAGCCGAAGGGAGAATCGCGTGAAGAGAACCGTCTTCGACAGCGATCACGAAACATTCCGACAGATGATCCGAACATTCATCGCCAAGGAGGTCGTCCCGTCCTATTCCGACTGGGAGGAAGCCGGCATGGTTCCGCGGTCGCTGTACCGCCAACTCGGCGACCTGGCGATCTTCGGAATCGAGATTCCCACGGAGTTCGGCGGCGGCGGCCAGACCAGTTTCAAGTACCAGGCCGTCATTCGTGAGGAGACCGCTCGGGCCGGCGTCACCTTCGGCGCCGACGTCGTCCACACGGGCCTGGTCCTGCCCTACCTGGTCGAATACGGAAATGCGGAGCAGAAGGCGCGTTGGCTGCCCGGATTCCTCTCCGGCGAGATGATGACGGCCATAGCCATGACCGAACCCGGTGCGGGCTCCGACCTTGCCGGCATCACCACCACTGCAAAGCTTTCCGACGACGGCACCCACTACGTCCTCAACGGTGCCAAAACCTTCATTACCGGTGGCGTCCAGGCAGGCCTGATTCTGGTGGTGTGCCGCACCAGTCCGCGCACAGCCGAGAACCGGCGTGCCGGATTGTCGATCCTGTGCGTCGATACGCGCTCCGAAGGGTTTGTGGTCGGCCGCAAGCTGGACAAGCTCGGCCTCCGAGCGCAGGACACCGCTGAACTCTCCTTCACCGATGTCGTCGTTCCGACAGAAAATCTTTTGGGGACCGAGGGCGAAGGCTTCTCGTACCTCACTCAGAACTTGGTGCGCGAGCGACTGGGCGCAGCCGTCGGCGCTTATGCAAATGCCAGCGCGGCAATCGAATTCGCGAAGACGTACGTGCAGCAGCGTCAGGTCTTCGGAAAACCGGTGGCAAGTTTCCAGAACACGAAGTTTGTGCTGGCCGAGTGCTCGACGGAAGTCGCGGCCGCCCAGGCCATGGTGGATCGCGCACTCGATCTCGATGAAATCCGTGAACTCACCGTCGCCGACGCCGCCCGGGTCAAACTGTTCTGCACCGAGATGGCCGGTCGCGTCATCGACAAGTGCCTTCAGCTTCACGGAGGCTACGGCTACATGCGGGAGTACCCGATTGCCCGCCTGTATGCCGATACCCGTGTCAACCGCATCTACGCCGGTTCCAGCGAGGTGATGAAGACCATCATCGCGAAGGACATGGGTATCTGATCTCGAAGTTCCACCACCGCAACGGTTTTGTCGTGGGATGTCAGCGGCGTGGAATCACGGTGGCCAGCACGCTCGGAAGTTTCGACCAATCCGAGGTGATGTAACTGGCATGATCGCCGGCCAGTCGATCAAGTCGGTCCTGTGCCTCGCCTTCCGACGCGTGTGTCCCATCGATTGCGGGCGTCACGTTCTGAGCGTCCGTCATGATCAGCAGATAGCCACGTTCGTGGTACCAGCTGGGATCGATTGCGCCGCCGACGTATTCGGCTGCGTCACCGTCGAAGAGAACAAACCACGGTCGCACCGACGGGTCCGCGTACCGGGCAATGCGCGGATCACCCTCCGACGCACGATGCACCGCGGGGAACGCCGACGCTTCCTCGAGCCGATTCAGGGCCGCGAGATCGCGCAGGTGCGTTGCGTATTCGACATCCGCCCACCACGTATCGAGCGGATTCTTTTCCTCGATGGTTCCGGGAATCAACTCGAAGATGAACTTGCCGGCCATCGCGTTTTCCGACGGCCAACCTCGCTGGGTAACTGCCTCGTCCGGCGTCGAAAACTGATCGCCCACCAGATCGGCCGGGGTGAAGACGGCGTCGCCCAGCGTGCTGAGAATCAAAGCGTCGAGGTCGGCCGGGCCCCGCCCGTACCCCACTGTGAATCCGTCTTTGAGTTCGAGTTTGACCATCACCGGCGGATGTTCCGGATTGACGTCACTCCACGCCCGCATGTCGGCCAAGCATCCCGCGAAGCCTTGATCTCGAAAACCGCTACGTAGCCCCGCCGCATTCTGCGCACCGACGCAGTTACTGTTACTGCCAAAAGGATTCTCGTGCGAAACCCGCCAGTCCGTGCCCGCGACGTTGGTCCACAGATCCAATTCGATGAGAGCTGCGCCTGAGTCGAGAGCGTCGGCAAAATACGGGAAGGTCGACTTCTCGTAAGAATTGTGGACGCCGACGGACGTCGTATCACCAAACGATGTCATTCCGGGTACTGCACCTGCCACCCCGAATCCCGTCAGGGGGAGGACGAGGGCACCGAGCAACACCACACCTAATCTGCGCACCCGAGAACTCTCGCACGTCAGCGGCCATCAGGTGGCCGCTTTGCGCAGTTCGCTTGGATCCTCGAAGCAGCGCATTCTGTGCCGATGCGATGATTCTGGAGTAGTTCGTTCACAGTTCCGGAGGACAGTCGTGTTTCTGACCCAGTTCATTCATCGTGCCTTGCGCGAATCACCGGGACGTCCCATGACCGTCTTCGGAGATCGAACCTTCACGACGGCCGAGTCCGTTGATCGTGTGGCTCGGTTGGCGAGCGGACTCGGCAGCGGCAGGGGTGACTGCGTATCGCTTCTTGCATTGAATTCGGACCGTTGTCACGAGACAATTTTGGCCGGCTGGTGGTCCGGTGCCACGGTCAGCCCGCTCAACTCCCGGTGGTCTGCCGCGGAAATAGCTTATGCACTCAATGATTCGGGATCGACCAGCCTGATCGTCGACGAGAACTCAGCCCCACTGGTACCGGAACTACGCGAACTCTGCCCCGATTTGGGACGCGTCGTGTTCTGCGGTTCCGGAACGGTTCCGACGGGAATGATCGACTACGACAAGCTCATTGCCGAATCAGAGCCTGTCCCGGATCTCCGAATCGGCGACGACGCCGTTGCTCTTCTGCTCTACACCGGCGGTACAACCGGGCGCTCCAAAGGCGTGATGGTCAGCCACAAGGGATTGATGACGTCGACGCTGGGAACACTGGCTGCCGGCAAGCCTGCCGTAGCCGACGGCGTCAACCTGCTTGCCAATCCACTGTTCCATATCGCCGGTATCGCGAGTTGGATGGCGCAGAACATGATGGGCGGCACGCAGGTCTTTCTCCCCGTGTTCTCACCGCAGGCAATGCTCGAGGCCATCGACCGGCACCGGCCCACCACGGTGGGCGTTGTACCGACCATGCTTCACATGTTGGTTACCGCAACAGATCTCGACGCTTATGACCGCTCGAGTGTTCAGGTGGTTCGGTACGGCGCCTCCCCCATTTCACCGGCTCTACTGGAACGCTCGATGAAGGCTTTCCCTCGTAGTGGTTTCACGCAGGGGTACGGAATGACCGAGACCGCACACATCACTGTGCTGAGCGCCGCCGATCACCTCATTGGTGGCGATCTGCTTCGATCAGCGGGCCGCGCACTCCCCCATTGCGAAGTGCAGATCCTCGACCCCGCCGGAAACGAAGTGCCGTCTGGAACTGTCGGCGAAATCGTCACGCGCGGCGACCATCTGATGATCGGCTACCGCAACCTCCCGGAGGAGACAGCGGCGGCCTTCGCCGGCGGTTGGATGCATACCGGCGATGCCGGGTATCTCGACGAACGCGGATATCTGTTCATTGTCGATCGAATCAAGGACATGATCATCACCGGAGGCGAGAACGTCTACTCCACGGAGGTCGAGAACGCCTTGTCGCAACATCCGGCGGTTGCCGCCTGTTCCGTTGTGGGCGTGCAAGATCCGAAGTGGGGCGAGCGGGTCCACGCCGTCGTTGTTCTTCGCCCCGGCTCCCAGACAGATTTCGACGAGCTTCGCGCCCACGCGAAATCCCTTGTCTCCGGCTACAAAGCACCGCGATCGATCCAGTTTGTTGACGCCCTGCCTCTTTCTGCTGCCGGCAAGGTACTCAAGAGGGATCTGCGCGATGCTGCGGAGACAGGTGACGTCCCGCAATAAACAATTGCACCATCCGTCTTTCGGATTCTTCATCGGCCTACTTCACACCATCTGACAAGGATTTATGCGACCTTGCCGGAGCTCTGGGGGTTTGCCCGGGTGAGACGATTCCCAACTCGTAGGCGCGCACTACGAGCTGCGCCCGGTCTCGGGCAACGAGTTTGGTCATCGCCCGGTTCACGTGTGTTTTGGCGGTGAGCACAGTGATCCCCAGCGTGCGCGCGATCTCGTCGTTGGCGGCTCCGCCCGCCACTTGAACCACCACCTCACGCTCCCGCGGGGTCAGATCGTGCAGCAGGCTGTCGCCGCGAATCGCCGACCCGACGGGCCGCGCCAGGAACTCGTCCACCAACAACCTTGTGGCCGTGGGCGATAGCGGTATGGTCCCGCGCGCCACGGAGCGAACAGCGTCGAGTAGCTCCGCCGGCCGCGCATCCTTGCCCAAGAATCCAGCTGCGCCCGCACGCAGTGCCTTGGCAACATTCTCGTCGAACTCGAATGTCGTGAGGATCAGCACGCGTGTTCGCGCCAGCAGCGGATCAGCCGCGATCGCTCTGGTCGCCTCGATGCCGTCGAGGTTCGGCATGCGAATGTCGATGATCGCCACGTCCGGCACTGTCCGACGCGTCGCGCGGACGGCTTCGGCGCCGTCGCGTGCTTCGGCGACTACCTCCATGTCTCGTTCGGAATCGACGAGCAGACGCAATGTGCTGCGAAAGAGTGCCTGGTCGTCGGCGATGACCACCCGTATCGTCATCGGCTCCGCACCTCGTAGGCGGCGAGCGGGAGTTCGACGGCGACCACGAACCGGCCGCCGCTTCCGTCGTCGGCGTCCAGGTGTCCGCCCGCGGCACGCACTCGCTCGCTCATTCCGGCGAGTCCGAAACCACCTCCCGTCTTGCGCCGGCCCGCCGCGGCGATCCGGTTTCCGACTTCGATGGTCAGTGTCGACAACCGGTACGTCATGGTCAGGGTCACCGGTTCGCCGGGGGCGTGCTTGGCGGCGTTGGTGAGCGCCTCCTGAATGACCCGGTAGGCGGCCAGCTCCACATCCGGAGTGGCCGGGCGGACACTGCCGGCGACGATTGTCCGCACATCGAGGCCTGACGCGAGGGCCGCGTCGACGAGCGCGTCCACATCGCCCAGCCCCGGCACCGGCCCTCGCGGATCGTCATCGGCGGCACGAAGCATTCCGACGAGTCCCTTGATCTCGCGGAGGGCGGCCTCGGAGTTCTCGTGCATGCCGGCCAGTGCCTGCGCCGCGAGTTCGGGGCGGTCGAGCACGTGGCGCGCGGTCCCGATCTGCAAGTTGAGTGCGGCCAGGTGATGGGCGACCACGTCGTGGATGTCGCGGCTGATGCGCAGTCGTTCCTCGGTGACCCGACGCTCCGCTTCGTATTCGTAGAGTGCCGCCGACACCTGCGCGCGTGTCTCCACCGCCGTCACATAGCGGTTACGGGCTCGTGTTACGCCGCCGATGGATGCGCCCAGCAACGGCCAGCCGATCAGACCGACACGTTCCACGAGGAGCCACTGCGGGCCGAGTATCGCAGCAACACAGGTCAATCCGACGCAGACCGCGGCTGTCGCTGCTATCGCGGTCCGTGCTTCGAAGCGTGAAGCGAGGGTGCACAGACAGACGCTGAGGGGCAAGGTGGCGGCCGCGTTGAACTGGCCGGAGTAGGCGATGTAGGCGACGGTGCCCGCCGTGGTGATCGCGAGTGCCCACCACGGGTGGGTGCGTTTGACCGTGAGTGCGGCAGCAGTCGACACGACAATCAGTGCGGCGATCGTCGACGTGTCACCCGGGCGTCCGCCGCGCTGTTCGAATCGCAGCGCGATGACCCCGCAGGCCCCGACGAACACCGCGACTACGCCTGCCGTCAGCACCGGCCGTCGATACGACAGCTGCACCCACCGTTCCACCACATCCATGAGGAGAAGAATAGGAGTCAAGTGGGCATTTGCGACAGTCTTCTACTGCGGACGCGGTACGCCGGAAGACGAGAGAATTCGCGGAGCGCGAGGCTCGAAACGTGGGAAATGCTGCGTGTCGATCGCCGCCACCGCCCCGACCGCCTGTGACTGCGGATTGGGAGATCGCGAATACCGATACCCGCCGTGACCAGGGATTCGATGATTTGTCGAGTCCGCCGTCGCGGCACCGCCAGCAGATCGACGAGCCGCTACCGGGACCGTCAACTCCTTGCGGCACAACCTGAATCGGCGCTCGAAGGAGTTCGGGGCAAGTTCGCTGTTGACCCCAGATTGAGCCCAATTTGTCCGTTACAGTCACACGCAATTCCGGGCCGCCGCCAGTTGACACCCCGAACCCTCCACCCCATAGTCAAGGAGCCCCTGCATGTCCACCCCACTACTCGACCGCCTACCACGTACCCGCGGCAGATCCCGACTCCTGCGCGCCGTCCTGACCGGGCTGGCGGCGACCGGCATCGCCGCCGCGCTCGCAGTCCCCGCCGTCGCCGCGCCGGTCGGGGTCCCGGTATCACCCGGCGGCAACGCCGTCGGCTGGGGAAACAACGACGACGAGCAGGCCACGGTGCCCGCCCCGCCCGTCGGGCAGACCTACACCGCCGTTGCTGCCGGCGACGCTCATTCCCTCGCGCTGACCTCCGACGGACACGTCATCTCCTGGGGATCCAACGACTACGGTCAGCTCACGGGCACGCCGACCGGCGGGGGCTATGTTGCTCTCGCCGCCGGCGATTACCATTCTCTCGCGTTGAGCGCCGACGGCCACATCACCGCCTGGGGATCCAACGACTACGGGCAGCTCAACAACACGCCGACCGGCGGCGGCTACACCGCCATCGCCGCCGGCATCTACCATTCCCTCGCGCTGAGTTCCGACGGCCACATCACCGCCTGGGGAAACGGTGGCGAAGGGCAGCTGATCGGTACCCCGACCGACGGCGGCTACATTGCTCTCGCCGCCGCCGGCACCCATTCCCTCGCGTTGACCGGCGACGGCCACATCACCACCTGGGGAAACAACAACTACGGGCAGCTCACCGGAACCCCGACCGACGGCGGCTACATTGCTCTCGCCTCCGGCTACAGCCATTCCCTGGCGCTGACCGGCGACGGCCACATCACTTCCTGGGGACTCAACAGCTACGGGCAGCTCACCGGAACCCCGACCGGCGGCGGCTACACCGCGATCACCTCCAGCAGCAACCATTCCCTCGCGTTGAGCGCCGACGGCCACATCACCGCCTGGGGATGGGACGTCTCCGGGCAGGTGAGGGATACGCCGACCGGCGACGGCTACACCGCCCTGGCTGGCGGCTTCCGCCATTCCCTCGCCATAGACGCGTCGACCGCGCCGACTCTGACCGGCGCACCGCCCGCCGCCACCGCCGGCCAGCCCTACACCCACACCTTCACCCTCACCGGCTTCCCCACACCCACTGTCGCAGTGACCACCGGTGAACTCCCCGCAGGTCTGACCCTCACCTCCGATGGTGTCCTGTCCGGCACCCCGACCGCTGCCGGAACATACACGTTCACGGTGACCGCCACCAATGACATAGATCCGGCGGCAACCTTGGAGGTCACCGTCACCGTCGCGGAAGCCACGACCACCACGCCGTCGACCGGGTCCCTCGGCATACTCGGCACGATCTTCGGGTCCTGACCTCGACGCCCTGACCAGACCCTCCGGAAACCCGCCCCGAAAGGCACGCCACCATGGCACTACTCGATCACCCCCGCAGACCACACCGAAGCAG
Proteins encoded:
- a CDS encoding RCC1 domain-containing protein: MSTPLLDRLPRTRGRSRLLRAVLTGLAATGIAAALAVPAVAAPVGVPVSPGGNAVGWGNNDDEQATVPAPPVGQTYTAVAAGDAHSLALTSDGHVISWGSNDYGQLTGTPTGGGYVALAAGDYHSLALSADGHITAWGSNDYGQLNNTPTGGGYTAIAAGIYHSLALSSDGHITAWGNGGEGQLIGTPTDGGYIALAAAGTHSLALTGDGHITTWGNNNYGQLTGTPTDGGYIALASGYSHSLALTGDGHITSWGLNSYGQLTGTPTGGGYTAITSSSNHSLALSADGHITAWGWDVSGQVRDTPTGDGYTALAGGFRHSLAIDASTAPTLTGAPPAATAGQPYTHTFTLTGFPTPTVAVTTGELPAGLTLTSDGVLSGTPTAAGTYTFTVTATNDIDPAATLEVTVTVAEATTTTPSTGSLGILGTIFGS